In one Campylobacter insulaenigrae NCTC 12927 genomic region, the following are encoded:
- a CDS encoding invasion antigen C: MQVNDKNNVLNLNHTTKIKEKNTSSDEFQATLNALKNKEEKEYKKNINNAFNNTDLDIGVISKDFSVYAWEKLRQSKYQKNEENVLNNLFKTLDNKNIQQ; the protein is encoded by the coding sequence ATGCAAGTAAATGATAAAAACAATGTCTTAAATTTAAATCATACCACAAAAATTAAAGAGAAAAACACCTCTTCAGATGAGTTTCAAGCTACATTAAATGCACTTAAAAACAAAGAAGAAAAAGAATATAAAAAAAATATCAATAACGCTTTTAATAACACAGATTTAGATATAGGAGTAATTTCAAAAGATTTTAGCGTATATGCTTGGGAAAAATTACGCCAAAGTAAATACCAAAAAAATGAAGAAAATGTTTTAAATAATCTTTTCAAAACCCTAGACAATAAAAATATTCAACAATAA
- the murA gene encoding UDP-N-acetylglucosamine 1-carboxyvinyltransferase yields MTYLEIDGVKKLNGEVIISGAKNAALPLIASSILAKNEVKISNLPNVADVCTLLSLLENLGASYVFKNNQANIDTSNLSKTIAKYDIVRKMRASILTLGPLLARFGNCEVSLPGGCAIGQRPIDLHLLALEKMGANIEIKQGYVVANGSLKGADIMFDKITVTGSENIIMAAALAQGKTRLLNVAKEPEVVQLCEVLKSANLDIKGIGTDELEIYGTDGQLIEFKPFSIIPDRIEAGTYLCAGAITNSKITLKKVNSSHLSAVLAKLEQMGFSFDIDKDNISINPAKKIKPVEILTSEYPGFPTDMQAQFMALALKAEGTSIIDERLFENRFMHVSELLRMGADIRLNGHIATINGTKELFGADVMATDLRASSALILAALAAKGTSKIHRIYHLDRGYEKLEEKFKFLGAQIRRLEE; encoded by the coding sequence ATGACTTATTTAGAGATAGATGGTGTTAAAAAATTAAATGGAGAAGTGATAATTAGCGGTGCTAAAAATGCTGCTTTACCTTTGATTGCTTCAAGTATTTTAGCAAAAAATGAGGTAAAAATTTCAAATTTACCCAATGTGGCAGATGTTTGTACCCTACTTTCTCTGCTTGAAAATTTAGGAGCAAGTTATGTTTTTAAAAATAATCAGGCAAATATTGATACTAGTAATCTAAGTAAAACTATTGCAAAATACGATATAGTGCGAAAAATGCGTGCTTCTATACTTACATTGGGACCTTTGCTGGCAAGATTTGGAAATTGTGAGGTTTCTTTACCAGGAGGTTGTGCTATAGGACAAAGACCAATAGATTTACATCTTTTAGCTTTAGAAAAAATGGGAGCTAATATAGAGATAAAACAAGGATATGTAGTCGCAAATGGTAGTTTAAAAGGTGCTGATATAATGTTTGATAAGATCACAGTTACAGGTAGTGAGAATATTATCATGGCAGCTGCATTAGCACAAGGAAAAACAAGACTTTTAAACGTAGCAAAAGAGCCTGAAGTGGTTCAACTTTGTGAAGTATTAAAAAGTGCTAATTTAGACATAAAAGGTATAGGAACAGATGAATTAGAAATCTATGGAACTGATGGTCAATTAATTGAATTTAAGCCATTTTCTATTATACCTGATCGCATTGAAGCAGGAACTTATCTTTGTGCTGGAGCTATTACAAATTCAAAAATTACTTTGAAAAAAGTTAACTCTTCTCATTTAAGCGCTGTGTTGGCAAAATTAGAACAAATGGGTTTTAGTTTTGATATTGATAAAGATAATATTAGTATCAATCCTGCGAAAAAAATAAAGCCTGTAGAGATTTTAACTAGCGAGTATCCAGGATTTCCAACTGATATGCAAGCACAATTTATGGCTTTGGCTTTAAAAGCTGAAGGTACTAGCATTATAGATGAAAGATTGTTTGAAAATCGTTTTATGCATGTAAGTGAACTTTTGAGGATGGGAGCTGATATAAGACTAAATGGGCATATTGCCACTATAAATGGCACAAAAGAACTCTTTGGCGCTGATGTAATGGCCACAGATTTACGTGCTTCATCGGCGCTTATTTTGGCAGCTTTAGCTGCAAAAGGTACGAGTAAAATTCATAGAATTTATCATTTAGATAGAGGTTATGAAAAATTAGAGGAAAAATTTAAATTTTTAGGTGCTCAAATACGAAGGTTAGAAGAATGA
- a CDS encoding integrase/recombinase, whose protein sequence is MKYPLDCEETFEKSFLFWLCKYVKFKLNSLSNKELKDPQALAFVNLNLSRGVKNIQELDAYVKKARNIGLSGVNTYFNPLKKLFEYLILYKLYSLKQIDEELLVEILASISASLSDASKKNYRIAVINFFDFLDKQNEENNKSHVFDINLKNWGGISGLRGVKLPEYMSEEEVSKFLNAIDEMDFKNNTIRNRLIIKIIIFTGIRVGEAINIKLKDISEENDLYIIRIRGKGNKYRVVMIKKELIEDLLKNVKVNYLSQDGLLFVNRNAKALTQAYVSRIVEQILFKAGIRKQKNGAHMLRHTFATLLYKQQKDLVLVQEALGHASLNTSRIYTHFDNEKLKLAAEVAKKLHDRR, encoded by the coding sequence ATGAAATATCCATTAGATTGTGAAGAAACTTTTGAAAAGTCTTTTTTATTTTGGCTTTGTAAGTATGTAAAATTTAAGCTTAATTCTTTATCTAACAAAGAATTAAAAGACCCACAAGCTCTTGCTTTTGTAAATTTAAATTTAAGTAGAGGTGTAAAAAATATACAAGAGCTTGATGCTTATGTTAAAAAAGCTAGAAATATAGGACTTAGTGGAGTTAATACTTATTTTAATCCCCTAAAAAAACTTTTTGAATATTTAATATTGTATAAACTTTATTCTTTAAAGCAGATTGATGAAGAGTTATTGGTAGAAATTTTAGCAAGTATAAGCGCTTCTTTATCTGATGCGAGTAAAAAGAACTATCGTATTGCAGTAATTAATTTTTTTGATTTTTTAGACAAACAAAATGAAGAAAATAATAAATCCCATGTATTTGATATAAATCTTAAAAATTGGGGTGGTATTAGTGGTTTAAGAGGTGTAAAATTGCCAGAATATATGAGCGAAGAAGAAGTTAGTAAATTTTTAAATGCAATTGATGAAATGGATTTTAAAAATAATACTATTCGCAATCGTTTGATTATTAAAATTATTATTTTTACTGGTATTCGTGTTGGAGAAGCTATAAATATAAAATTAAAAGATATAAGCGAGGAAAATGACTTATATATTATTCGTATTAGAGGTAAAGGTAATAAATATCGTGTTGTTATGATAAAAAAAGAATTAATTGAAGATCTTTTAAAAAATGTAAAAGTAAACTACCTATCACAAGATGGACTTTTATTTGTAAATCGTAATGCGAAAGCTTTAACACAAGCTTATGTTTCACGTATAGTAGAACAAATTTTATTTAAAGCCGGTATTCGTAAACAAAAAAATGGAGCTCATATGTTAAGACATACTTTTGCTACCCTACTCTACAAGCAACAAAAAGATTTGGTTTTGGTGCAAGAAGCTTTAGGGCATGCTAGCTTAAATACTTCAAGAATTTATACACATTTTGATAATGAAAAATTAAAACTTGCTGCAGAAGTAGCTAAAAAACTTCATGATAGAAGATAG
- a CDS encoding rhomboid family intramembrane serine protease yields MITSFLIALNCLIFICVNYLNFSSLNFNVILGLNLFFFQEYLWQILTSIFMHGNWTHLILNMIVLYQFGLILEKFLGSLKFLFLYLVGGMICSLLSIFYIYLSFDGTFVNIVGASGAICVLMGYYAFINKHAAKGLLVAILLMSFAPIIMGIKIAWYAHIFGFVCGYMLAKFRVIK; encoded by the coding sequence ATGATAACTTCATTTTTAATAGCGTTAAATTGTTTGATATTTATATGTGTGAATTATTTGAATTTTTCTTCTTTAAATTTTAATGTTATTTTAGGATTAAATTTATTCTTCTTTCAAGAATATCTTTGGCAAATATTAACTTCGATATTTATGCACGGAAATTGGACGCATTTGATTTTAAATATGATAGTTTTATATCAATTTGGTTTAATTTTAGAAAAATTTTTAGGTAGTCTCAAATTTTTATTTTTATATTTAGTAGGTGGAATGATATGTTCCTTACTAAGTATTTTTTATATCTATTTAAGTTTTGATGGTACTTTTGTTAATATTGTTGGTGCTAGTGGAGCTATCTGTGTCTTAATGGGTTATTATGCATTTATAAACAAACATGCCGCTAAAGGATTGTTGGTGGCAATTTTACTTATGAGTTTTGCTCCAATCATAATGGGCATAAAAATAGCTTGGTATGCACATATATTTGGTTTTGTGTGTGGTTATATGTTGGCCAAATTTAGGGTTATTAAATGA
- the tmk gene encoding dTMP kinase gives MYVAIEGIDCVGKSTQIEILKKSFKDAIFTKEPGATKLGEKVRELLLQSEVKISKKAELLLFLADRANHIDLVLSQYKNKLIISDRSFISGIAYARNEFNKETLFDLNFFATSGNFPNKVVFLHANKELIGERLASKKLDTIEKRGIKYFLEIQDELENTLNFLKDKIDFEILKLDASFSIQDIHKQIKEFIDD, from the coding sequence ATGTATGTAGCCATTGAAGGAATTGATTGTGTAGGTAAAAGTACACAAATAGAAATTTTAAAAAAAAGTTTTAAAGATGCTATTTTTACTAAAGAACCTGGAGCAACTAAACTCGGAGAAAAAGTCAGAGAGCTTTTGCTTCAAAGTGAAGTTAAGATTTCAAAAAAAGCAGAACTTTTACTTTTTTTAGCAGATCGAGCAAATCATATAGATTTGGTTTTATCACAATATAAAAATAAATTAATAATTTCTGATAGAAGCTTTATTTCAGGAATAGCTTATGCTAGAAATGAATTTAACAAAGAAACACTTTTTGATCTTAATTTTTTTGCTACTAGTGGAAATTTTCCTAATAAAGTGGTATTTTTACATGCAAATAAAGAGCTTATAGGAGAAAGATTAGCTTCTAAAAAATTAGATACCATAGAAAAAAGAGGTATAAAATATTTTTTAGAAATTCAAGATGAATTAGAAAATACTTTAAATTTTTTAAAAGATAAAATTGATTTTGAAATTTTAAAACTTGATGCAAGTTTTAGCATACAAGATATACACAAACAAATTAAGGAATTTATTGATGATTAA
- a CDS encoding molybdopterin molybdotransferase MoeA, with translation MRDIFATIEYLKEHIKAKDEFEIVELTHALGRIIFEDVLVKKNLPAFDNSALDGYALDYQDKDNLLKIKGSILAGDSEKYIIEKNECYKIMTGAKIPQNANTILMFEEALIENGKLNAKKAKQNNAIRFKGEEAKEGNFLFKKGTKITSGIVAMLAAQGIYKIKVIKKIQVGIFSSGNELVEPWEKANDDNIYNANAFGIYSILQDNAEVKYLGLIQDNINAFKEILKYEKIDLFISSGGASVGEADFSKQALIESGFVPIFEKVNAKLCKHVKLFNKKGILFLVLPGNPLASLISTHIFAKNILNLLYGQDLICFDTAKLANELKFKGQRNDFAFGKFTNGYFMPSKTKFGSGMIKPLYENSYIFISKEGELEISKGQEIKILRI, from the coding sequence ATGAGAGATATATTTGCTACTATAGAATACTTAAAAGAACATATAAAAGCAAAAGATGAATTTGAGATTGTTGAGCTTACTCATGCTTTGGGTCGTATTATTTTTGAAGATGTCTTGGTTAAAAAAAATTTACCCGCATTTGATAATTCAGCATTAGATGGATATGCTTTAGATTATCAAGATAAAGATAATTTACTTAAGATAAAAGGAAGTATTTTAGCTGGTGATAGTGAAAAATATATCATAGAAAAAAATGAATGTTATAAAATTATGACGGGTGCTAAAATTCCACAAAATGCAAATACAATTTTGATGTTTGAAGAAGCATTGATAGAAAATGGAAAATTAAATGCTAAAAAAGCAAAGCAAAACAACGCTATTCGTTTTAAAGGTGAAGAAGCAAAAGAAGGAAATTTTTTATTTAAAAAAGGTACTAAGATTACTTCGGGTATTGTAGCAATGTTGGCAGCACAAGGAATTTATAAAATAAAGGTGATTAAAAAAATTCAAGTAGGAATTTTTTCTAGCGGGAATGAGCTTGTTGAGCCTTGGGAAAAAGCCAATGATGATAATATATACAACGCTAATGCTTTTGGAATTTATTCTATTTTACAAGATAATGCAGAAGTAAAGTATTTAGGATTGATACAAGATAATATTAATGCTTTTAAGGAAATTTTGAAATATGAAAAAATTGATTTATTTATAAGCAGTGGTGGTGCTAGTGTTGGTGAAGCTGATTTTAGTAAACAGGCTTTAATTGAGAGTGGTTTTGTTCCTATATTTGAGAAAGTAAATGCTAAATTATGTAAACATGTTAAGCTTTTTAATAAAAAAGGAATCTTGTTTTTAGTTTTACCAGGAAATCCGTTAGCATCTTTAATATCCACTCATATTTTTGCTAAAAATATACTCAATTTACTCTATGGGCAAGATTTAATATGTTTTGATACAGCAAAATTAGCAAATGAGTTGAAATTTAAAGGTCAAAGAAATGATTTTGCTTTTGGAAAATTTACAAATGGATATTTTATGCCAAGTAAAACTAAATTTGGTTCAGGTATGATAAAGCCATTGTATGAAAATTCATACATTTTTATAAGTAAAGAAGGTGAATTAGAAATTTCAAAAGGACAAGAAATTAAAATTTTAAGAATTTAA
- the coaD gene encoding pantetheine-phosphate adenylyltransferase — translation MATCLYPGTFDPITNGHLDVILRASKIFDEVIVAIAKNDSKNPLFDLNQREKMVLFATKELTNVKIVTFDNLLVNFAKELGINIIIRGLRAVSDFEYELQISYANHMLWENLETIYLMPNLKNSFISSSIVRSIYLHGGDVSKLVPKQIIPLLKEKYVCSH, via the coding sequence ATGGCAACTTGTTTATATCCTGGTACCTTTGATCCTATTACAAATGGACATTTAGATGTAATTTTAAGGGCAAGTAAAATTTTTGATGAAGTTATTGTTGCAATAGCAAAAAATGATAGTAAAAATCCTTTATTTGATTTAAATCAAAGAGAGAAAATGGTTTTGTTTGCTACTAAAGAATTAACGAATGTGAAGATAGTTACTTTTGATAATTTACTTGTAAATTTTGCTAAAGAATTGGGAATTAATATTATTATTAGAGGATTAAGAGCAGTGAGTGATTTTGAATATGAATTACAAATTAGCTATGCAAATCATATGTTGTGGGAAAATTTAGAAACTATATATTTAATGCCAAATTTGAAAAATTCATTTATATCAAGTTCTATTGTAAGGTCTATTTATTTACATGGAGGAGATGTTAGTAAATTAGTGCCAAAACAAATTATACCTTTATTAAAGGAAAAATATGTATGTAGCCATTGA
- the flgA gene encoding flagellar basal body P-ring formation chaperone FlgA has translation MIIRKVILFLFFYTLGFASNFDEVKLALIKEFKINYPEIEIISLELNTQSSLPQDFNQYMFLKLGNHNFDKADGFIKAEFKTPEQYKKNIFFKYFLKAKLEVLQSTRPISRNENLSPSSFKIIKIPFDKVSSGVLKKSEIVGLIAKGNIRENVVLKYNMFKTKTLIQRNDSVYGIVKDGELSMMIELKAMQSGNLNQRIRLKNKDGKTVYGKVISKNYVEIK, from the coding sequence TTGATTATAAGAAAAGTTATTTTATTTTTATTTTTTTATACTTTGGGTTTTGCTTCAAATTTTGACGAAGTTAAACTTGCTTTGATTAAGGAATTTAAAATAAATTACCCAGAGATAGAGATAATATCTTTAGAATTAAACACTCAATCTAGCTTACCTCAAGATTTTAATCAATATATGTTTTTAAAACTAGGTAATCATAATTTTGATAAAGCTGATGGTTTTATTAAAGCTGAATTTAAAACTCCTGAGCAATATAAAAAAAATATTTTTTTCAAGTATTTTTTAAAAGCAAAATTGGAAGTTTTGCAAAGCACTCGACCTATTTCTCGTAATGAAAATTTAAGTCCATCAAGTTTTAAAATTATTAAAATTCCTTTTGATAAAGTTTCAAGTGGTGTTTTAAAAAAAAGTGAAATAGTTGGTTTGATCGCAAAAGGTAATATTAGAGAAAATGTAGTTTTAAAGTATAATATGTTTAAAACCAAAACTTTAATTCAAAGAAATGATTCTGTTTATGGCATAGTAAAGGATGGGGAATTAAGTATGATGATAGAGCTTAAAGCTATGCAAAGTGGAAATTTAAATCAGAGAATTCGTCTTAAAAACAAAGATGGTAAAACAGTCTATGGTAAGGTTATAAGTAAAAATTACGTGGAGATTAAATGA
- a CDS encoding aspartate/glutamate racemase family protein, giving the protein MKTIGLIGGMSYESTLSYYKIINKIISEKLGKLHSAKLVLSSLDFEEIVECQCSDNWKKANEILTNQALLLEKCGVDFILICTNTMHKCFDEIQKSVKTPIFHITQAVILELQKENVDQVLLLGTKYTMSEKFYKELLEKSGIKVFTPSNEEMCQVNDIIFNELCKGKIEEKSRVYFDNLISKFPQIQGVILGCTELGLIIEKSSKKLFDSAYIHAKMAALKALE; this is encoded by the coding sequence TTGAAAACGATAGGCTTAATTGGTGGTATGAGTTATGAAAGTACACTTAGTTATTATAAGATTATTAATAAAATCATCAGTGAAAAATTAGGAAAATTACATAGTGCAAAACTTGTATTAAGTAGTCTTGATTTTGAAGAAATTGTAGAGTGTCAATGTAGTGATAATTGGAAAAAAGCAAATGAAATCTTGACTAACCAAGCCCTACTTTTAGAAAAATGTGGAGTTGATTTTATTTTAATTTGTACAAATACCATGCATAAATGTTTTGATGAAATTCAAAAAAGTGTAAAAACACCTATTTTCCATATAACTCAAGCAGTTATCCTAGAACTTCAAAAGGAAAATGTTGATCAAGTTTTATTATTGGGAACTAAATACACTATGAGTGAAAAATTTTATAAAGAACTTTTGGAAAAATCTGGAATAAAAGTTTTTACACCATCTAATGAAGAAATGTGTCAAGTTAATGATATCATTTTTAATGAACTTTGCAAGGGTAAAATAGAGGAAAAATCAAGAGTATATTTTGATAATTTAATTTCTAAATTTCCACAAATACAAGGTGTTATACTTGGTTGTACAGAACTTGGATTAATTATAGAAAAAAGTTCTAAAAAGCTTTTTGATAGTGCTTATATCCATGCAAAAATGGCAGCATTAAAAGCTTTGGAATAA
- a CDS encoding phosphohistidine phosphatase, with the protein MKFIYFIRNAKAQKDSEIEDLQRDLSSSGKEDLKIMSNRLQKLNFKAEYMFSSPAKRCIKTAQKLCKYFDIKEKDIWIEKSLYEGKMEEILNYISKIKENRVVFVMHKSMIIKICEYLACIDLENFPTSSIICLKFNIDSFEHIKEQSGELIFFDFPKSQNE; encoded by the coding sequence ATGAAATTTATTTATTTTATAAGAAATGCAAAAGCTCAAAAAGATTCTGAGATTGAAGATTTACAAAGAGATTTAAGTTCAAGTGGAAAAGAAGATTTAAAGATAATGTCTAATCGGCTACAAAAATTAAATTTTAAAGCTGAATATATGTTTTCATCTCCAGCTAAAAGATGTATTAAAACTGCTCAAAAGCTCTGTAAGTATTTTGATATAAAAGAAAAAGATATATGGATAGAAAAAAGCTTATATGAAGGTAAAATGGAAGAAATACTAAATTATATAAGTAAAATCAAAGAGAATAGGGTAGTGTTTGTTATGCATAAATCTATGATTATTAAAATATGTGAATATCTTGCATGTATTGATTTAGAGAATTTTCCAACATCATCCATAATATGTTTAAAATTTAACATTGATTCTTTTGAACACATTAAAGAACAAAGTGGAGAATTAATATTTTTTGATTTTCCTAAAAGTCAAAACGAATAA
- the hisS gene encoding histidine--tRNA ligase, producing the protein MIKALKGMKDLYDEQALLYEKVIKICEEVARNYGFDFINFPHLEFTRLFKRSVGESSDIVGKEMYEFKDKAENEVCLRPEGTAGVVRSYIEAKMDKNQSVKKWFYHGSMFRYERPQKGRLREFHQFGVESFGNPSVYEDVSLIVMLNEIFSRLNIVTQLKINSLGCATCIGVYKEKLIEYLNSKDGFCEDCLRRKRLNPIRVLDCKNEFCQELITNAPKMSEHLCECCKKDYKKLQQLLQDNKISFECDEKLVRGLDYYSKTAFEFISNEIGSKSAIAGGGRYDRLIEYLGGKSGYGVGFAIGIERIMAILEQQNLQKQREGIYLCALDSSYIDTIFKLAKNLRKQHKVFLSYEAKKLAKHLNQADISNAKIFLCVGETEIKNQEIFYKNLENKENKNIKLVDLENEL; encoded by the coding sequence ATGATTAAAGCATTAAAAGGAATGAAAGATCTTTACGATGAGCAAGCTTTACTTTATGAAAAAGTTATAAAAATCTGTGAAGAAGTAGCAAGAAATTATGGATTTGATTTTATAAATTTTCCTCATTTAGAATTTACTAGATTATTTAAACGTAGTGTTGGGGAAAGTTCTGATATAGTCGGTAAAGAGATGTATGAATTTAAAGATAAAGCAGAAAATGAAGTTTGTTTAAGACCTGAAGGAACTGCAGGTGTAGTTAGATCGTATATAGAAGCAAAAATGGATAAAAACCAAAGTGTGAAAAAATGGTTCTATCACGGGTCAATGTTTCGTTATGAAAGACCTCAAAAAGGAAGATTGCGTGAATTTCATCAATTTGGTGTGGAAAGTTTTGGTAATCCTAGTGTATATGAAGATGTTAGTCTTATTGTAATGCTAAATGAAATTTTTTCTCGCTTAAATATAGTTACACAATTAAAAATTAATTCTTTAGGTTGTGCTACGTGTATTGGTGTTTATAAGGAAAAATTAATTGAGTATTTAAATTCTAAAGATGGATTTTGTGAAGATTGCCTTAGAAGGAAAAGATTAAATCCTATTAGGGTGTTAGATTGCAAAAATGAATTTTGTCAAGAATTAATCACAAATGCACCAAAAATGAGCGAACATTTATGTGAATGTTGTAAAAAAGATTATAAAAAATTACAACAACTTTTGCAAGATAATAAGATTTCATTTGAATGTGATGAAAAATTAGTACGCGGACTTGATTATTATTCTAAAACAGCTTTTGAATTTATTAGTAATGAAATTGGATCAAAATCTGCGATAGCAGGTGGTGGACGTTATGATAGATTGATTGAGTATTTAGGTGGTAAAAGTGGATATGGAGTTGGTTTTGCAATAGGAATTGAAAGAATTATGGCTATTTTAGAACAACAAAATTTGCAAAAACAACGAGAAGGAATTTATTTATGTGCTTTAGATTCATCTTATATAGATACTATTTTTAAACTTGCTAAAAATTTAAGAAAACAACATAAAGTTTTTTTGAGCTATGAAGCTAAAAAATTAGCTAAACATTTAAATCAGGCTGACATTTCTAATGCAAAAATATTTTTATGTGTAGGTGAAACAGAAATAAAAAATCAAGAAATCTTTTATAAAAATTTAGAAAATAAAGAAAATAAAAATATAAAACTTGTGGATTTGGAGAATGAATTATGA
- a CDS encoding UbiX family flavin prenyltransferase, which translates to MRKILVNISGASSCELGFLLLKYLQDKGEIFAIISDNAKISFTKENSEISINNFMDAIKQKFKLQNIVFLENDNISECVASGSFGIETTFITPCSINTLAKISCGICDNLITRSAAVALKERKKMILGVREMPYSSISLEQMTKLSYQGVIIAPPVMASYAKVRNLDELKKFIIGKWLDLADIKHELYKRWQ; encoded by the coding sequence ATGAGAAAAATTCTAGTTAATATAAGTGGAGCTAGCTCCTGTGAGCTGGGATTTTTGCTTTTAAAGTATTTGCAAGATAAGGGTGAAATTTTTGCTATTATTTCTGATAATGCAAAAATAAGTTTCACAAAAGAAAATTCAGAAATAAGTATAAATAATTTTATGGATGCTATTAAACAAAAATTTAAATTACAAAATATTGTATTTTTAGAAAATGATAATATAAGCGAATGTGTAGCTAGCGGATCTTTTGGTATAGAGACAACTTTTATTACACCATGCTCTATTAATACTTTAGCTAAGATTTCTTGTGGAATTTGTGATAATCTTATTACAAGAAGTGCAGCGGTGGCATTAAAAGAACGAAAAAAGATGATACTTGGGGTTAGAGAAATGCCATATTCTAGTATATCTTTAGAACAAATGACAAAATTATCTTATCAAGGAGTGATCATAGCCCCTCCTGTTATGGCTAGCTACGCTAAAGTGCGAAATTTAGATGAGTTAAAAAAATTTATTATAGGAAAATGGCTTGATCTTGCAGATATTAAACATGAATTATATAAAAGGTGGCAATAA